In a genomic window of Nothobranchius furzeri strain GRZ-AD chromosome 14, NfurGRZ-RIMD1, whole genome shotgun sequence:
- the mitd1 gene encoding MIT domain-containing protein 1, with protein MSENHVSGMEAAAVSVLKRAVELDQSGRFQESLVCYQEGIQLLMDVLKVSKDESKRGHYREKIKGYMDRAEQIKAHVNQMKEDGKYHEQIKISGDATGYSYETLFKPYISNTLTEVWVEDPYVRHTHQLYNFLRFCEMLLKSCSKVTKIHLLTSQDDVDSSQQNGALLELKDSLSAQGVTLDLQFSSTIHDREIRFDTGWIIKIGRGLDYFKKPKGRFSIGYCDYDLRLCHETTVDIFHTKHTKSL; from the exons ATGTCAGAAAACCACGTGTCAGGAATGGAGGCGGCCGCCGTTTCCGTGCTAAAACGGGCGGTGGAGTTGGACCAAAGCGGGCGCTTTCAGGAGTCCCTGGTCTGTTACCAGGAGGGCATACAGCTACTTATGGACGTACTGAAAG TTTCAAAAGATGAGTCAAAGAGAGGACACTACAGGGAGAAGATCAAGGGCTACATGgacagagcagagcaaataaaggCTCATGTAAATCAGATGAAAGAAG ATGGAAAATACCACGAGCAGATAAAAATTTCAGGCGATGCCACTGGTTACAGCTACGAAACTTTGTTCAAACCCTACATCAGCAACACTCTCACTGAGGTTTGGGTGGAGGACCCATACGTACGGCACACACATCAA CTCTACAACTTCTTGCGTTTCTGTGAGATGCTTTTAAAGTCCTGCAGCAAGGTGACAAAGATCCATCTCCTCACATCACAGGATGAT GTTGACAGCAGCCAGCAGAACGGTGCTCTTTTAGAGCTAAAAGACAGTCTCAGTGCTCAGGGAGTGACTCTGGATCTACAGTTCTCCTCCACCATCCATGACAGGGAGATCAG GTTTGACACTGGTTGGATTATAAAAATTGGAAGAGGGTTGGATTACTTCAAGAAGCCTAAG GGTCGATTCTCCATCGGGTATTGTGACTACGACCTCAGACTGTGCCACGAGACAACTGTAGACATTTttcacacaaaacacacaaagaGTTTATGA
- the mrpl30 gene encoding large ribosomal subunit protein uL30m codes for MFGVCRSLNSLPLKTLKDGVLSPCGWLVSTRNKFTKSRIPNELFVERSKEHEKYGGDPDQPHKLHIVTRVKSAMRRPYWEKDLVKELGLQHAHKPVIHKNIPAVNNKLKVVKHLVRIQPLKTPYGLPAEQDMADTYINSKGELVVHRLLQPVDHKAVES; via the exons ATGTTCGGAGTCTGTCGCAGTTTGAACTCTCTGCCATTAAAG ACCCTGAAAGATGGCGTTTTGTCACCGTGTGGGTGGTTAGTGTCCACGCGCAACAAATTTACCAAATCAAGAATCCCAAATGAG CTTTTTGTTGAGAGATCGAAAGAACACGAGAAATATGGTGGTGACCCAGATCAGCCTCATAAACTTCACATCGTGACTCGAGTCAAAAGTGCGATGCGAAGGCCGTATTGGGAGAAAGACCTCGTGAAAGAGCTTGGGCTTCAGCAC GCCCACAAGCCTGTAATTCACAAAAATATACCTGCAGTCAACAACAAGCTGAAGGTTGTCAAGCATCTTGTGAG GATACAGCCGCTGAAAACTCCGTATGGGCTCCCTGCTGAACAGGACATGGCAGATACATACATTAACAGCAAAGGAGAGCTGGTCGTGCATCGTCTGCTTCAACCTGTTGATCACAAAGCTGTTGAGTCTTAG
- the txndc9 gene encoding thioredoxin domain-containing protein 9 yields the protein MASQATDIIAKVLEQTKLVEEQVDAQLSQLNEMDEDELERLKERRLEELKKAQKQKQEWLSKGHGEFREIPSEKDFFSEVKESKKVVCHFYRNSTFRCKILDKHLAILAKKHVETKFIKLDVEKAPFLTERLRIKVIPTLALLLNGKTKDYVVGFSDLGNTDEFSTEMLEWRLGCADVINYSGNLMEPPTGAKKSGSKFTKVEKKTIRGKGYDSDSDSEDD from the exons ATGGCCAGTCAAGCAACTGATATAATTGCAAAGGTTTTGGAACAAACCAAATTAGTAGAAGAACAAGTGGATGCTCAGCTGAGCCAGCTGAATGAGATGGATGAAGATGAATTGGAGAGACTGAAGGAAAGACGATTAGAGGAACTTAAAAAAGCGCAGAAACAAAAGCAG GAGTGGTTGTCCAAGGGTCATGGGGAGTTTAGAGAAATTCCCAGTGAGAAAGACTTTTTCAGTGAAGTAAAGGAAAGCAAAAAAGTTGTCTGCCACTTCTACAGAAATTCAACTTTCAG ATGTAAGATCTTGGACAAACACCTCGCCATTTTGGCAAAAAAGCATGTTGAAACAAAATTCATCAAACTGGATGTGGAAAAGGCCCCGTTTTTGACAGAACGGCTTCGCATCAAAGTTATTCCAACACTGGCTTTGCTTTTAAATGGAAAAACGAAAGATTATGTGGTTGGATTCTCCGATCTGGGCAACACAGATGAGTTTTCCACAGAGATGCTTGAGTGGAGGCTTGGGTGTGCAGATGTTATAAACTacag TGGTAACCTGATGGAGCCCCCGACAGGAGCAAAGAAATCTGGCTCAAAGTTCACAAAAGTGGAGAAGAAAACCATCAGAGGGAAAGGTTATGACTCTGACTCAGATTCTGAAGATGACTGA